A single Lactuca sativa cultivar Salinas chromosome 8, Lsat_Salinas_v11, whole genome shotgun sequence DNA region contains:
- the LOC111911778 gene encoding nuclear intron maturase 1, mitochondrial, whose amino-acid sequence MSLIRTKLKHLSCIRNFSHFSTPHKNHHGQHDDGRRRQPQSPPRDPYSLLKEDPVQVLSDLWVRTFSDHNQTPFFNLTGFLSKLDLWVLAYQRTCAHFTGSFPSRNALQSHVLTDLLSLRNAVVHGQFQWNMKTHPYIQNPNDKIPFSKLSSRKLRTISDSIETPFQDTVVQELLLMILEPIFEPRFSPKSHGFRPRRNAHTVIRTIRSNFAGYVWFLKGDLTLIFDNVDVNLLMGFVEKGVKDQKVLSLIKSGLKDLPKPVHLSNEKVWRRKNKKRGLKKKKVLDENEAKPDPYWLRTFYDFAPMEALKVPNYGYCGILSPLLANICLNELDHMMEERILSFSQFSNDNFVTNASTTDGYGSSTPSWPEFVRGGGKDKTKKMDYIRYGGHFLIGITGSRKDAVEIRNTIIEFSSNKYGITINESNLEIEHISRGVQFLDHIICQRIIYPNIRFASNGGHIVTQKSVGILLSVTASLPQCIRHFRRLKLVKGDKDPEPLPCTPMLYCGQAQTNAQMNKFLETMADWYRYADNRKKIVGFCAYVIRNSVGKLYAARYKMKSRAKVFKKATRDLSRPLRQSMDNRTPEYAELLRLGLADAIEGIRFSHMSMIPSCDYTPFPRKWVPHHERVLLDYIKLRDLKLFCELQRSVKEQRLCLPQDMLGEIVWDYKTLGLKRSRGPFESPA is encoded by the coding sequence ATGTCACTAATCAGGACTAAACTCAAACACCTTTCCTGCATCCGCAACTTCTCACACTTCTCTACTCCCCACAAAAATCACCACGGCCAACACGACGACGGCCGCCGCCGTCAACCACAGTCTCCCCCACGAGACCCATATAGCCTCTTAAAAGAGGACCCAGTTCAAGTCCTCTCTGATTTATGGGTCCGAACCTTCTCTGACCACAACCAGACTCCATTCTTCAACCTCACCGGTTTCCTCTCCAAACTCGACCTATGGGTCTTAGCCTACCAACGCACCTGCGCCCACTTCACGGGCTCTTTTCCCTCGCGCAACGCTCTCCAATCGCACGTCCTCACCGACCTCCTCTCTCTCCGGAACGCTGTAGTACACGGCCAGTTTCAATGGAACATGAAAACCCATCCCTACATCCAAAACCCAAACGATAAAATCCCTTTTTCGAAGCTCTCAAGTCGCAAGCTTCGTACGATTTCAGACTCCATTGAAACTCCGTTTCAAGACACTGTCGTTCAAGAATTGCTTTTGATGATTCTGGAACCTATTTTTGAGCCGAGATTTTCGCCCAAATCACACGGGTTTCGCCCTAGGAGAAACGCGCATACGGTAATTCGAACAATTAGGAGTAATTTTGCTGGGTATGTATGGTTCTTAAAAGGTGATTTAACCCTAATTTTTGATAATGTCGATGTCAATTTATTGATGGGGTTTGTTGAAAAAGGTGTGAAGGATCAGAAAGTACTGTCTTTGATCAAATCAGGACTAAAAGATCTACCAAAACCAGTTCATCTTTCCAATGAGAAGGTATGGAGGAGAAAAAACAAGAAAAGggggttgaagaagaagaaagttctAGATGAAAATGAGGCCAAACCAGACCCTTATTGGCTCAGAACTTTCTATGATTTTGCTCCTATGGAAGCACTTAAGGTACCAAATTATGGTTATTGTGGGATATTAAGTCCTTTACTTGCTAAtatttgtcttaatgaattagaCCACATGATGGAGGAGAGAATCCTTAGCTTTTCTCAGTTTTCAAATGATAATTTCGTTACAAATGCTTCCACTACTGATGGTTATGGTAGTTCTACTCCATCATGGCCTGAATTCGTTCGTGGGGGTGGAAAAGATAAAACCAAAAAAATGGATTACATTCGTTATGGAGGTCATTTCTTGATTGGAATTACAGGATCAAGAAAGGATGCGGTTGAAATAAGGAACACAATAATCGAGTTTTCCTCAAATAAATACGGGATAACAATAAACGAATCAAATCTAGAGATCGAACACATAAGTAGAGGTGTTCAATTCCTGGATCATATAATTTGCCAAAGAATAATCTATCCAAATATACGTTTCGCATCAAATGGTGGTCATATAGTGACTCAAAAAAGCGTAGGAATTTTGCTTTCAGTCACTGCAAGTTTGCCTCAATGCATACGACACTTTCGAAGGCTTAAATTAGTAAAAGGTGATAAAGATCCCGAACCTTTACCTTGCACTCCAATGCTTTATTGTGGTCAAGCTCAAACGAATGCTCAAATGAATAAGTTTCTTGAAACAATGGCGGATTGGTATCGATACGCAGATAACCGAAAAAAAATCGTGGGCTTTTGCGCGTACGTGATTCGAAACTCGGTGGGGAAATTATATGCCGCGAGGTATAAAATGAAATCACGGGCAAAGGTTTTCAAGAAAGCGACACGCGATCTTAGCCGTCCGCTTAGGCAAAGTATGGACAATCGGACACCCGAGTATGCGGAGTTGTTAAGATTAGGGCTTGCAGATGCTATTGAAGGAATTAGGTTTTCGCATATGTCTATGATTCCATCGTGTGATTATACTCCGTTTCCTAGGAAGTGGGTCCCACATCATGAACGGGTGTTGCTTGATTATATAAAATTACGGGATTTAAAGTTGTTTTGTGAGCTACAAAGATCGGTTAAAGAACAACGATTGTGTTTACCTCAAGACATGCTTGGAGAGATCGTGTGGGATTATAAGACTCTCGGTTTAAAAAGGTCTCGAGGTCCTTTCGAATCACCCGCTTAA